A region from the Carassius carassius chromosome 33, fCarCar2.1, whole genome shotgun sequence genome encodes:
- the LOC132113871 gene encoding polycomb group RING finger protein 3-like, which produces MAALGNPEMLTRKIQLWDINAHITCRLCEGYLIDATTVTECLHTFCRSCLVKYLEENNTCPTCRIVIHQSHPLQYIGHDRTMQDIVYKLVPGLQEAEMKKQREFYQKLGMEVPGDIKGELCNMKTHLEAQRNGDLKSEDPANKEAGDEKAEEENDYHRSDEQVSICLECNSSKLRGLKRKWIRCSAQATVLHLKKFIAKKLNLTSFNELDILCNEEILGKDHTLKFVVVTRWRFKKSPLLLHYRPKMDLL; this is translated from the exons ATGGCGGCATTGGGG AACCCCGAGATGTTAACCAGGAAGATTCAACTGTGGGACATCAATGCACACATCACCTGTCGTCTGTGTGAGGGGTACCTGATCGATGCCACCACGGTCACTGAGTGCTTACACACCT TCTGCAGGAGCTGTTTGGTGAAGTATCTAGAAGAGAACAACACGTGCCCCACATGTCGGATTGTTATTCACCAGAGCCATCCACTGCAGTACATCGG CCATGACCGAACAATGCAAGATATTGTCTATAAGTTGGTGCCAGGATTGCAAGAAG CGGAGATGAAGAAACAGAGAGAATTCTATCAGAAGTTAGGCATGGAGGTGCCTGGAGACATCAAAGGAGAACTGTGCAACATGAAAACCCACCTGGAAGCTCAACGCAATG GTGACCTGAAATCAGAAGATCCAGCCAATAAGGAAGCAGGAGACGAGAAAGCAGAGGAGGAAAATGACTACCATCGCAGTGATGAGCAG GTGAGTATCTGTCTGGAGTGTAACAGCAGTAAGCTCAGAGGCCTCAAGCGGAAGTGGATTCGTTGTTCGGCTCAGGCGACTGTTCTCCACCTCAAGAAGTTCATCGCAAAAAAGCTAAACCTAACATCTTTCAATGAG CTTGACATCTTATGCAATGAAGAAATCTTGGGCAAGGACCATACTTTGAAATTTGTTGTGGTAACAAGATGGAGATTTAAG AAATCCCCCCTCCTCCTTCATTACAGACCCAAAATGGATCTGCTGTAG